The following are from one region of the Acidimicrobiales bacterium genome:
- a CDS encoding GNAT family protein has product MIRASTLELTGRRVLLRPLAEGDFPQWQEVRRRCRDWLVPWEPRPPMGSSDAVEDRRAFAARCGGRERERQLGSGYGFGIFVEGRLGGEINLSSIQRGPFQNAYVGYWVDKALAGRGYAPEALVVVLRFAFEDLDLHRVQVSIIPRNHASRRVVEKLGLRNEGVAVRYLQIDGRWEDHIRYAITREEWAEWRDRYLGAWI; this is encoded by the coding sequence GTGATCCGGGCTTCCACCCTCGAGCTGACCGGGCGTCGGGTGCTGCTGCGGCCGTTGGCCGAGGGCGACTTCCCGCAGTGGCAGGAGGTCCGCCGCCGCTGTCGCGACTGGCTGGTCCCGTGGGAGCCCCGTCCGCCCATGGGCTCCTCGGACGCGGTCGAGGACCGGCGCGCCTTCGCTGCCCGGTGCGGTGGCCGTGAACGGGAGCGCCAGCTCGGAAGCGGCTACGGGTTCGGCATCTTCGTCGAGGGTCGCCTCGGCGGGGAGATCAATCTGTCGTCGATCCAGCGGGGCCCCTTCCAGAACGCCTACGTCGGCTACTGGGTCGACAAGGCCCTCGCCGGCCGGGGCTACGCGCCGGAGGCCCTGGTGGTGGTGCTCCGCTTCGCGTTCGAGGACCTCGACCTGCACCGTGTGCAGGTCTCCATCATTCCCCGCAACCACGCGAGCCGGCGGGTGGTGGAAAAGCTCGGCCTTCGCAACGAAGGGGTGGCGGTGCGCTACCTCCAGATCGACGGCCGCTGGGAGGACCACATCCGTTACGCCATCACCCGCGAGGAGTGGGCCGAGTGGCGCGACCGCTACCTGGGCGCCTGGATCTGA